The following nucleotide sequence is from Photobacterium gaetbulicola Gung47.
CACCGGCGTAAAATATTGCAAGGACGATCACTTCTTTGCCATGCACCTCCTCCGGTAAGAACGGTAATGGGGGAGCCTGGCGCATAACAACCCATACATTGAGATCTGCTGGGGCGGTTTGAGTGAAGGTTCGATATTGCTCCAAAACCTGCTTGGCTTGATCGAATGGGTAGACAATCAAACCTGCGAGTATCTCAGGGCCCACAGAGTGAAGCTGGAATTCGAACTCGGTCACAATGCCAAAGTTACCGCCCCCACCACGGATAGCCCAAAACAGCTCACTGTTTTCAGTTGAAGAGGCAGTGAGTTGGCGGCCATCGGCGGTAACAACTTGGGCAGAGACTAAGTTGTCGATAGTCATGCCAAATTTGCGGGTGAGCCAGCCAAAACCACCGCCCAGTGTTAGTCCAGATATACCCGTAGTCGAGTTAATGCCTACGGGCGTTGCCAATCCATGTTGCTGTGTAGCGGCATCGATGTCTGCTAACGTCGCCCCTGGCTGGACGAGGACGCGCTTGGCCCCGGGATCAACCGTTACTTTTTTCATGTCTGAAAGGTCAATCATTAATCCGTCATCACAAATGGCGTTACCAGCGATGTTGTGGCCTGCACCTCTGATGGTAATTTCTAGCTTTTGGGCTTTGGCATAATTTAATGCGGCGAGTACATCTGATGTATTGGTGCATTTAACAATAACCGCAGGACGTTTATCTATCATCGCATTCCATATTTGACGGGCTTCATCATATTCAGCGTCGCCGGGTACGATCACTCTTCCCTGAATTTGACTGGTGAGGTTGGCTTGGTGGGAACTCATAATGTCAGCTTATATGGCATTGCCATAAATGGTGGTATTAGACATTACTGTAGACGGGCGAGGGTATTTTTCCAGTTCAAAAAGAATGAAACAGGCCATACGAAAGTATGGCCGAGGCATGTGTTGCAGGTTCTCAATGTGCAGCTATTTTGATGGAGAATCTTTTGCGTTGGCTTCCAGGAAGCTCATCACTGCTTCTCGCTCGGCTGGGCTTAGGCCTGCACGTGGAAACATGCTTTTGGTTATTCCGTGCCACTGGGCTTTGGTGTACTGACGCGGGTCTTTAGCTGAA
It contains:
- a CDS encoding putative oxidoreductase, oxygen dependent, FAD-dependent protein (COG0277), with the translated sequence MSSHQANLTSQIQGRVIVPGDAEYDEARQIWNAMIDKRPAVIVKCTNTSDVLAALNYAKAQKLEITIRGAGHNIAGNAICDDGLMIDLSDMKKVTVDPGAKRVLVQPGATLADIDAATQQHGLATPVGINSTTGISGLTLGGGFGWLTRKFGMTIDNLVSAQVVTADGRQLTASSTENSELFWAIRGGGGNFGIVTEFEFQLHSVGPEILAGLIVYPFDQAKQVLEQYRTFTQTAPADLNVWVVMRQAPPLPFLPEEVHGKEVIVLAIFYAGDLQQGETLIEPLRQFGTPHGEHIGAQPYTAWQQAFDPLLTEGMRNYWKSHNFTELHDDALDLLLHYAGNLPSPHCEIFIGQLAGSANTVASDAMAYSSRDAKFVLNVHARWETPAEDEDAINWARDFFKATTPFASAGAYVNFMTAEEGGRVTAAYDSNYQRLVEIKRQYDPDNLFHHNQNIKP